A genomic stretch from Chitinophaga agri includes:
- a CDS encoding histidine kinase, protein MKSSVSAQNFLDDSRLTEDIFHELKSIVASILSSVELIVLYDGKAMGSKITRQAESIKSQVIELDFQLQNIRTIQYMLTKTFQLKRKTTNVLFFLGQLIREEPYHQLLSPAVEIQSAKIPVEANIDEPVMRQLILNLFFWMNRHSPTHQLPKMVFSFEPGYFQIKGSFYTNYIFSAPLKSTEKGDTEIIHQPVCQMMSYFAALHDGTFEIVAEPEKNVEVLVKIPCRS, encoded by the coding sequence ATGAAAAGTTCTGTGTCAGCACAAAATTTCCTTGATGACAGCCGGTTGACAGAAGATATCTTTCACGAATTGAAGTCTATTGTAGCAAGCATTCTTTCAAGCGTAGAACTGATAGTTTTATATGACGGGAAAGCGATGGGAAGCAAGATCACCCGTCAGGCGGAATCAATCAAATCGCAGGTAATAGAACTGGATTTTCAATTACAGAATATCAGGACTATACAATACATGCTGACGAAGACGTTTCAGCTAAAGCGAAAGACGACGAATGTGTTATTCTTCCTGGGCCAACTTATACGTGAAGAACCATATCACCAGTTGTTGTCACCTGCTGTTGAAATACAATCTGCCAAAATACCCGTTGAAGCCAACATAGATGAGCCGGTAATGCGACAGTTGATCCTGAATCTGTTTTTTTGGATGAACAGGCATTCACCCACCCATCAGCTCCCGAAGATGGTATTTAGTTTTGAGCCGGGTTATTTTCAGATCAAAGGATCTTTTTATACAAACTATATCTTTTCAGCTCCATTGAAATCAACGGAGAAGGGAGATACAGAAATAATACACCAGCCGGTATGTCAGATGATGTCCTATTTCGCCGCCTTACACGACGGTACATTTGAGATAGTGGCGGAGCCGGAGAAAAATGTGGAGGTGCTGGTGAAAATCCCCTGCAGGTCTTAA
- a CDS encoding malate:quinone oxidoreductase: MSPKSAPDIVLIGAGIMSATLGVLLKELQPELTIEIFERLDIIAGESSDAWNNAGTGHSAFCELNYTPEKSNGSIEIGKAIKIAESFEVSKEFWAFLVQQGCVKSPETFIQSIPHMSFVWGEKNVEYLKKRQQSLESNNLFKGMQYSEDAEVLKKWIPLVMEGRDPAEKVAATRMDAGTDINFGALTRALIAYLQQQNGVHLHLNHEVRGLKQEADGRWHLKVKNLETGKKRELHTRFVFIGAGGGSLPLLEKSDIPEGKGFGGFPVSGQWLVCKNPAVIEKHAAKVYGKASVGAPPMSVPHLDTRMIDGKKALLFGPYAGFSTKFLKKGSWLDLPRSIKFSNIRPMLAAGMDNLPLTKYLIDQVRQSPEERLEALQAFLPEAKMEDWELEVAGQRVQVIKKDEEHGGILEFGTEVVSAADGSIAALLGASPGASTAVSIMLELLERCFPKLLATPAWNNKLKEMIPSYGQKLADNPTLLEQVRDWSNAVLKLKS, from the coding sequence ATGTCTCCTAAATCGGCGCCTGACATCGTTCTAATCGGTGCGGGCATAATGAGTGCAACGCTTGGCGTACTGTTGAAAGAATTACAACCGGAACTGACCATTGAGATATTCGAAAGACTGGATATCATTGCAGGAGAAAGTTCGGATGCATGGAATAACGCAGGAACAGGGCATTCCGCCTTCTGCGAACTAAACTATACACCTGAAAAATCCAATGGTTCCATTGAGATCGGTAAAGCGATCAAGATCGCTGAATCCTTTGAAGTATCCAAGGAATTCTGGGCTTTCCTCGTACAACAGGGTTGTGTCAAGTCCCCGGAGACATTTATACAGAGCATCCCTCACATGAGCTTTGTATGGGGCGAAAAGAACGTAGAATACCTCAAGAAACGCCAGCAATCGCTGGAAAGCAATAACTTATTCAAGGGTATGCAGTACTCCGAAGATGCGGAAGTACTGAAGAAATGGATCCCATTGGTGATGGAAGGACGCGATCCTGCTGAAAAAGTAGCGGCTACCCGCATGGACGCAGGCACTGACATCAACTTCGGAGCACTGACCCGCGCGCTCATTGCCTACCTGCAACAACAAAATGGTGTACATCTGCATCTGAATCATGAAGTACGTGGTTTAAAACAAGAGGCTGATGGCAGATGGCACCTGAAAGTGAAGAACCTGGAGACTGGCAAGAAAAGAGAATTACACACAAGATTTGTATTCATCGGTGCTGGTGGTGGCTCACTGCCATTACTGGAGAAATCAGATATTCCTGAAGGTAAAGGCTTTGGTGGCTTCCCTGTAAGTGGTCAGTGGCTGGTGTGTAAAAACCCCGCTGTCATTGAAAAACACGCGGCAAAGGTATATGGTAAAGCATCTGTAGGCGCACCTCCAATGTCCGTACCCCACCTGGATACCCGTATGATAGATGGCAAGAAGGCCCTGTTATTTGGCCCTTACGCAGGCTTCTCCACCAAGTTCCTGAAGAAAGGTTCCTGGCTGGATCTCCCACGATCTATTAAATTCAGTAATATCCGCCCTATGCTGGCGGCCGGTATGGACAACCTCCCGCTGACCAAATACCTGATCGATCAGGTACGTCAGTCGCCGGAAGAAAGACTGGAAGCATTACAGGCATTCCTGCCTGAAGCCAAAATGGAAGACTGGGAACTGGAAGTAGCCGGACAGCGTGTGCAGGTAATTAAGAAAGATGAGGAGCATGGTGGTATCCTGGAATTTGGTACAGAGGTAGTAAGTGCAGCCGATGGTTCTATCGCAGCACTGCTCGGTGCTTCCCCGGGTGCGTCCACTGCGGTGTCAATTATGCTGGAGCTGTTAGAGCGTTGTTTCCCTAAGCTGCTGGCGACACCAGCCTGGAATAATAAGCTGAAAGAAATGATCCCTTCCTATGGTCAGAAACTGGCGGACAACCCGACACTGCTTGAGCAGGTAAGAGACTGGTCTAATGCGGTACTGAAACTGAAGAGCTAA
- a CDS encoding rubredoxin, whose translation MSRYTQTVSINFTGGIISPGQLLTILDIATAARVAQVRFGLRQQLLIEVPGKYYEQFEAGCAREQIAIHAYGAAPNIASSYPGAGIFISDGWLTEGIYKDVFALFDFPPALKVNICDSRQTFTPFFSGHINWIAAGAAHYWYLFIRFPKSSRLFAWPDLIYTNNIAQVSQCIEAILAATPDITTEALYAAVKTQLEYTCKPVTTELELPAFHLPYYEGFNRHENHYWLGIYRRDEEFPVEFLRNLCNICLETRTGQLYATSWKSLIVKNIAPEHRRLWDYILGKYGINVRHAANELNWHVEDNSEDALIIKRHIIRHFDNADVRTYGLCFSIRINPGNNCFGSIVISKQEDKYKSRLKGHHRYDILYTQDFNPNSGTLLPYRTGVAKEHLGPYITSLCREFYENSAVADPLVNYVAGQQTVTVVSPVEKFVHQCTRCLTVYDEHIGDPEQDVMPGTAFDALPPDYHCSLCDAERDSFATVPATSLGWLAGEQH comes from the coding sequence ATGAGCAGATATACACAGACCGTGAGCATTAACTTTACCGGGGGAATTATTTCTCCCGGTCAGCTGCTGACAATACTGGATATAGCCACAGCGGCCAGGGTAGCACAGGTACGGTTTGGATTACGGCAGCAGTTGCTGATAGAGGTACCCGGTAAATATTATGAACAGTTTGAAGCCGGTTGTGCGCGAGAGCAGATCGCTATTCATGCGTACGGCGCCGCACCGAACATCGCCAGCTCCTATCCCGGAGCCGGTATTTTCATTAGTGACGGATGGCTGACCGAGGGTATCTATAAAGACGTGTTCGCACTCTTCGACTTTCCGCCCGCACTGAAAGTGAACATCTGTGATAGCCGGCAGACGTTCACGCCTTTCTTTTCGGGCCATATCAACTGGATAGCAGCAGGTGCGGCCCATTACTGGTACCTGTTCATCCGCTTTCCAAAAAGCAGCCGGCTCTTTGCCTGGCCTGATCTGATCTACACGAACAACATCGCACAGGTGAGTCAGTGTATCGAAGCAATACTGGCTGCCACACCCGATATTACGACGGAGGCCCTGTATGCGGCGGTGAAGACACAGCTTGAGTATACCTGTAAACCGGTGACCACCGAGCTGGAATTACCGGCCTTCCACCTGCCTTATTACGAAGGATTTAACCGGCATGAGAATCATTACTGGCTGGGTATCTACCGGCGTGATGAAGAGTTTCCGGTGGAATTTCTGCGTAACCTGTGTAACATCTGCCTGGAGACCAGGACCGGACAACTATACGCAACTTCCTGGAAATCGCTCATTGTCAAAAATATAGCACCGGAGCACAGAAGACTGTGGGACTATATCCTGGGCAAATACGGCATTAACGTAAGGCACGCGGCGAATGAACTGAACTGGCATGTGGAAGACAACAGTGAAGATGCGCTGATCATTAAAAGACATATCATCCGGCATTTTGATAATGCAGATGTCAGAACATATGGTTTGTGTTTCAGTATCCGGATCAATCCGGGTAATAACTGCTTCGGTTCCATCGTGATCAGCAAGCAGGAAGACAAATACAAAAGCCGTCTGAAAGGACACCACCGGTATGACATCCTCTATACACAGGATTTTAACCCCAATTCCGGCACTTTATTGCCGTACCGCACAGGAGTAGCCAAAGAACATCTGGGGCCCTATATCACGTCCTTATGCAGGGAATTTTATGAGAACAGTGCCGTAGCAGATCCGCTGGTGAACTATGTGGCTGGCCAGCAGACCGTTACGGTCGTGTCTCCCGTAGAGAAGTTCGTACATCAGTGTACACGCTGCCTGACGGTGTATGATGAGCATATCGGTGATCCTGAGCAGGACGTAATGCCGGGGACAGCATTTGATGCATTACCGCCAGATTATCACTGCTCATTGTGTGATGCGGAGCGGGACAGCTTTGCCACAGTGCCTGCAACATCTCTCGGATGGCTGGCCGGTGAGCAGCATTAA
- a CDS encoding nitrate reductase has protein sequence MTGNHQHQLPAGSYRSTCCYCGVGCGIVVHRDRQGKISVEGDKDHPVNKGMLCSKGMNLHYTVMDTSDRLYYPEMRYHRHLPRQRVSWDQALERTAAVFRQMIEQYGPDSVAFYASGQCLTEEYYVVNKLIKGFIGSNNIDTNSRLCMSSAVAAYKLSLGEDSVPGSYDDIELTDCIFVAGANPAWCHPILWRRIEAAKEKNPALKIIVSDPRVTQSCAIADVHLQLMPGTDIVLHHAIGRVLIEAGHIDHQFIQQHTEGFIKYRDTVMERSISSAAAICGIAEELIYEAAAMLGNARGFMTMWTMGLNQSAVGVHKNLSLINLNLITGKIGKPGCGPFSLTGQPNAMGGREVGGLSNMLPAHRVLDNPAHRKEVEAFWGGTQLSDKPGLTATEMFEALNDGRLKAIWIMCTNPLVSLPDARMAEAALRKAKFVVVQEISDKPETLKYADVVLPAAAWTEKEGTMTNAERRITYLQRVNEAPGEALPDAEIICRFAKKMGFTGFDYERPADIYAEHTRLTAGTHIDVSGVSYDLLKEKRSLQWPYPAGATGAGTPRLFTDHRFYTSSTKAIIHSFPDDNRSAAPDPEFPLILTTGRIRDQWHTMSKTGKVSKLKQHIPAPLLEIHPDDARERHIREADIVEIFSANGVVRVKAQLSTLIKKGVVFLPMHWGKILDNDLSRANNLTNRLVDKISKQPDLKYTTVQVKPYSKPLQRIIIIGAGAGACGFAKSYRALNTTDPITVFSKEDQPFYNRVMLPDYISGTQQWEQLVKMTDDEEDKLDITLHRGVSIDKIDREHKTVTDSNGHVHEYDILILGMGSRAATLKDTPPLQGIFTMRNRRDADAFVRHIDPAQGKVIIVGGGLLGIELAASLREMDIEVAVLQRTSKLMDRQLDALGSQLLYEELTDRGIEILYNDEIERFTGLHHLDGVRLKSGRQVACQAVVMSIGTVPNIELARACSLVCKRGVVVNEYLMTSDPSIYAIGEIAEFNGTLYGITAAAEQQAAIVAGHLAGDLTGYYQGSLFMNILKMHGTDLCSLGMIETPDDPAYEEVVFIDKSKRYYKKCVIHNDRLVGAILIGDKSEFLEFRDLIANRIELSEKRLELLRSGKKAAPVIGKLVCSCGSVGEGNICEKIREGCQTLESVCQSSGAGMGCGSCRPEIKAILEREVPAEKKEGTVLIMQAV, from the coding sequence ATGACAGGCAATCATCAACATCAACTTCCTGCGGGCAGTTACCGGAGCACCTGCTGCTATTGCGGCGTCGGATGCGGTATTGTCGTACACAGGGACAGGCAGGGAAAGATCAGCGTGGAAGGAGATAAAGATCACCCGGTGAACAAGGGCATGCTTTGCTCTAAAGGCATGAACCTGCATTACACGGTGATGGACACATCAGACAGGCTTTATTACCCGGAAATGCGCTACCACCGGCACCTGCCAAGGCAGCGTGTTTCCTGGGACCAGGCACTTGAGCGGACCGCAGCTGTATTCAGACAAATGATCGAACAATATGGCCCGGACTCCGTCGCCTTCTACGCTTCAGGACAATGCCTGACGGAAGAATATTATGTGGTGAATAAACTGATCAAGGGATTTATTGGCAGTAATAACATAGATACCAACTCCCGGTTGTGTATGAGCAGCGCCGTAGCTGCCTACAAACTCTCACTCGGTGAAGATAGTGTACCAGGATCGTATGACGATATAGAGCTGACCGATTGCATCTTTGTAGCCGGCGCTAATCCAGCCTGGTGCCATCCTATATTATGGCGCAGGATAGAAGCCGCCAAAGAGAAGAACCCCGCACTAAAGATCATCGTCAGCGATCCGCGCGTTACACAAAGCTGCGCCATCGCAGACGTACACCTGCAGCTGATGCCAGGTACGGACATCGTATTGCATCATGCTATCGGCAGAGTACTGATAGAAGCTGGTCATATCGATCATCAGTTCATTCAGCAACATACCGAAGGCTTTATCAAATACCGTGATACCGTCATGGAACGCAGCATCAGCAGTGCTGCTGCGATCTGCGGTATCGCTGAAGAGCTGATCTATGAAGCGGCAGCGATGCTGGGCAACGCACGCGGATTCATGACGATGTGGACCATGGGCCTGAACCAGAGCGCCGTAGGTGTGCATAAGAACCTCAGCCTGATCAATCTCAATCTCATTACCGGCAAGATCGGCAAACCAGGTTGCGGGCCCTTCTCACTGACCGGCCAGCCCAATGCCATGGGCGGCAGAGAAGTAGGCGGACTATCAAACATGCTGCCTGCTCACCGTGTACTGGACAATCCGGCACACCGGAAAGAAGTGGAAGCCTTCTGGGGAGGTACACAACTTTCCGACAAACCAGGACTGACCGCCACTGAAATGTTCGAGGCACTGAATGATGGCCGACTCAAAGCCATCTGGATCATGTGTACCAATCCGCTGGTAAGTTTACCGGACGCACGCATGGCGGAAGCTGCACTCCGGAAAGCGAAGTTTGTCGTAGTGCAGGAGATCTCTGATAAACCAGAGACCTTAAAATATGCCGACGTCGTGCTACCAGCCGCCGCATGGACAGAAAAAGAGGGTACCATGACCAATGCAGAAAGACGTATCACCTATCTGCAACGGGTCAATGAAGCACCAGGAGAAGCCCTCCCCGATGCAGAGATCATTTGCCGTTTCGCGAAGAAAATGGGATTCACGGGATTTGATTATGAGCGTCCGGCTGACATCTATGCGGAACATACGCGACTGACAGCAGGTACCCATATCGATGTCAGCGGTGTCAGCTATGACCTGCTGAAAGAAAAAAGATCCTTACAATGGCCCTACCCTGCCGGCGCCACCGGAGCAGGGACACCCAGATTATTCACTGACCACCGGTTCTATACATCATCCACCAAAGCAATCATACATTCTTTTCCGGACGATAACCGGTCCGCTGCACCTGATCCGGAATTCCCGCTGATCCTTACCACCGGCCGTATCCGCGACCAATGGCATACGATGAGCAAAACCGGGAAGGTCAGTAAGCTGAAACAACATATTCCGGCACCGCTGCTGGAAATACATCCTGACGACGCCCGGGAACGGCATATCCGGGAAGCGGATATTGTTGAGATCTTCAGTGCGAATGGTGTGGTACGCGTCAAAGCGCAACTGAGTACCCTTATCAAAAAAGGCGTGGTATTCCTGCCAATGCACTGGGGCAAGATACTGGACAATGATCTCAGCCGGGCAAACAATCTCACTAACAGGCTGGTGGATAAGATCTCCAAACAACCGGACCTGAAGTACACCACTGTACAGGTTAAACCTTACAGCAAACCACTACAGCGCATCATCATCATTGGTGCAGGTGCAGGCGCCTGTGGCTTTGCAAAATCATACAGAGCACTGAATACCACGGATCCTATTACGGTATTCAGTAAAGAAGATCAGCCTTTTTATAACAGGGTGATGTTACCTGACTATATCAGTGGGACGCAGCAATGGGAACAGCTGGTCAAGATGACGGACGACGAGGAAGATAAGCTGGACATCACATTACACCGGGGTGTGAGCATTGATAAGATAGACAGGGAACATAAAACAGTAACTGACAGTAACGGCCATGTGCACGAATATGACATCCTGATACTGGGTATGGGCAGTCGGGCAGCAACGCTGAAGGACACACCGCCGCTGCAGGGCATCTTCACCATGCGTAACCGCAGGGACGCAGATGCCTTCGTACGGCATATTGATCCGGCACAGGGGAAAGTGATCATTGTAGGCGGCGGACTGCTGGGTATTGAATTAGCTGCTTCACTAAGAGAAATGGATATAGAGGTCGCTGTATTACAACGTACCTCTAAGCTGATGGACAGACAGCTGGATGCCCTGGGCAGCCAGCTGTTATATGAAGAGCTGACGGACAGAGGAATTGAAATTTTATATAACGATGAGATAGAACGGTTCACCGGACTGCATCACCTGGATGGCGTACGCCTGAAAAGCGGCAGGCAGGTAGCCTGTCAGGCGGTAGTCATGTCGATAGGTACTGTTCCTAACATCGAACTGGCCAGGGCCTGCTCCCTGGTGTGCAAGAGAGGTGTAGTGGTCAATGAATACCTGATGACCAGCGATCCAAGCATCTATGCTATCGGAGAGATCGCTGAGTTCAACGGTACGCTGTATGGCATCACAGCAGCAGCGGAGCAACAGGCCGCTATTGTCGCAGGACATTTGGCAGGTGACCTCACCGGATATTATCAGGGCTCGCTGTTCATGAACATCCTCAAGATGCATGGTACAGATCTTTGTTCACTGGGGATGATAGAAACCCCGGATGATCCGGCATATGAGGAAGTGGTGTTCATTGACAAATCAAAACGTTACTACAAGAAGTGCGTCATTCACAATGACAGGCTCGTAGGTGCGATACTGATAGGTGACAAGTCAGAATTCCTGGAGTTCAGGGACCTGATCGCCAACAGGATAGAATTATCAGAAAAAAGACTGGAACTACTGCGCTCGGGCAAAAAGGCCGCGCCGGTGATCGGTAAGCTGGTATGCAGTTGCGGGAGCGTAGGAGAAGGTAACATCTGCGAGAAAATAAGAGAAGGCTGTCAGACGCTGGAAAGTGTTTGTCAGTCGTCAGGTGCAGGGATGGGCTGCGGCAGTTGCCGGCCGGAGATCAAAGCGATCCTGGAAAGGGAGGTGCCGGCGGAGAAAAAAGAAGGAACAGTACTTATCATGCAAGCAGTTTAA
- a CDS encoding NarK family nitrate/nitrite MFS transporter, with protein MNTQPLNKLPLFSLDSIHMRSFHTTWLMFFVCFFGWFGLAPLMPTIREDLGLSKAQVGNIIIASVSSTIIARLIIGKLCDIWGPRKTAIRLLIVGSLPVFLVGLSHDYTTFLLFRLAIGVIGASFVVTQFHTSMMFAANIKGTANAITGGWGNLGGGVTNMVMPLIFAAIVGFGYTKQEAWRFAMIVPGVMMLIVAWLYYKFTKDTPAGNFDEINRNLDKGKSKTDWTILADWRIWALTLAYGMCFGMEITFDNVASLHFVDTFHLSQSSAGFWAGIFGFMNIFARALGGIISDKVGARSGMRGKGLLLAFVLLLEGIGLLFFAQAGSLVMAIISMLSFALFLKMANGATYGIVPFVNEKNVGLVSGIVGAGGNLGGMLFGFLFKSSTITYVEAFSYIGYIVIAVSIIVLLTRFIKKPATETTTANAGQVAFAE; from the coding sequence ATGAACACGCAACCTCTCAATAAACTACCGCTCTTTTCACTGGACAGCATCCACATGCGTTCCTTTCACACCACGTGGCTGATGTTTTTCGTATGCTTCTTCGGATGGTTTGGCCTCGCACCACTCATGCCGACTATCAGAGAAGATCTCGGACTGAGCAAAGCACAGGTAGGTAATATCATTATTGCATCTGTATCCAGCACGATCATCGCACGACTGATCATCGGTAAGCTCTGTGATATATGGGGACCTCGTAAAACGGCCATCCGGTTACTCATCGTTGGCTCGTTACCTGTATTCCTCGTAGGACTCTCACACGACTACACAACGTTCCTGCTCTTCCGCCTGGCAATAGGCGTGATCGGCGCATCATTCGTGGTGACACAGTTCCATACCTCCATGATGTTCGCCGCTAATATCAAAGGCACTGCCAATGCTATTACCGGTGGATGGGGTAACCTGGGTGGCGGTGTGACCAACATGGTCATGCCACTGATCTTTGCCGCCATCGTAGGCTTCGGCTATACAAAACAGGAAGCATGGCGCTTTGCGATGATCGTACCCGGCGTAATGATGCTGATCGTAGCATGGCTGTACTATAAATTCACAAAAGATACACCGGCCGGTAACTTCGATGAGATCAACCGCAACCTGGATAAAGGAAAATCAAAAACTGACTGGACCATCCTGGCCGACTGGCGCATCTGGGCACTGACATTGGCATACGGCATGTGCTTCGGCATGGAGATCACTTTCGACAATGTCGCTTCTTTACACTTCGTGGATACCTTCCATCTGTCACAAAGCAGTGCGGGCTTCTGGGCGGGCATCTTCGGCTTTATGAACATCTTCGCCCGGGCACTGGGCGGTATCATATCGGACAAGGTAGGTGCAAGATCAGGCATGCGTGGTAAAGGTCTGCTGCTGGCTTTTGTACTCTTACTGGAAGGTATCGGACTGCTGTTCTTCGCACAGGCAGGCTCGCTGGTCATGGCTATCATCTCCATGCTGAGCTTTGCATTATTCCTGAAGATGGCCAATGGCGCCACCTATGGTATTGTACCATTCGTTAACGAAAAGAACGTCGGACTGGTAAGCGGCATTGTAGGTGCAGGTGGTAACCTGGGAGGTATGCTGTTCGGCTTCCTCTTTAAGTCCTCCACGATCACCTACGTAGAAGCATTCTCCTACATCGGGTATATCGTGATCGCGGTATCCATCATCGTACTGCTGACCAGATTTATCAAAAAACCGGCTACTGAAACGACTACGGCCAACGCCGGTCAGGTAGCATTTGCAGAATAA
- a CDS encoding alginate export family protein codes for MKQLFSAGICCLLCMLFFRPAVRAQFTVGAWLRTRSELRDGQAAPLPKGASPAFFTSQRTRLSAGFSGYRFKLGATIQDVRVWGQDASTINRTTTQDNNGLLVHEAWAEIMLLDTMVKNKSLNLKAGRQEIVYDDSRLLGNLEWLQQGRRHDALLIKYESGPYTLHAGAAFNQNRENAAGTVYNPTPPGNYPANTNGGAMYKSLEYLYAARKLGKGHLSFLFLSDQFSKFHPDSTGVKIWDKGVYTRMTTGLYYNNTVDKLTLTAAGYYQFGKNASAQKLSAGLLSAAFQYQLSSTFSAGLGADYTTGGIGGDGTSHTFDPLYGTPHKFWGYMDYFYVAGSSGNRGLQDYYLKTRYKPGMKFQLTADLHQFYSASDLPENTGRKFGTEADLVANYTLTKVIGFEAGYSHFWNTASLTSAGVKNVMNAQSNSNWAYVMISLKTATLFKN; via the coding sequence ATGAAACAACTATTCTCAGCAGGCATTTGCTGCCTGCTATGCATGCTCTTCTTTCGCCCCGCTGTACGGGCACAGTTTACAGTGGGCGCATGGCTCCGAACGCGGTCGGAGCTTCGTGACGGACAGGCGGCCCCCCTGCCCAAAGGCGCATCTCCAGCCTTCTTCACGTCACAACGTACCCGCCTGTCAGCAGGCTTTAGCGGTTATCGCTTCAAACTGGGTGCTACTATTCAGGACGTTCGTGTCTGGGGACAGGACGCTTCCACCATTAACAGGACAACGACACAGGATAATAACGGACTACTTGTTCATGAAGCCTGGGCAGAGATCATGCTGCTGGATACCATGGTAAAAAATAAAAGCCTGAACCTGAAAGCAGGACGACAGGAAATTGTATATGACGACAGCCGTTTACTGGGTAACCTGGAATGGCTGCAACAAGGCAGAAGACATGATGCCCTCCTGATAAAGTATGAAAGTGGCCCGTATACATTACATGCTGGCGCCGCTTTCAACCAGAACAGGGAGAACGCAGCAGGCACTGTGTACAACCCTACCCCTCCGGGTAACTACCCCGCCAACACCAATGGCGGAGCCATGTACAAGAGTCTGGAATACCTGTATGCTGCCAGGAAACTAGGGAAAGGACACCTCTCCTTCCTCTTCCTCTCTGATCAGTTCTCAAAATTCCATCCCGACAGTACAGGTGTCAAGATCTGGGATAAAGGCGTGTATACACGCATGACAACCGGACTATATTATAATAACACCGTTGATAAACTCACCCTGACCGCCGCAGGGTACTACCAGTTCGGAAAAAATGCCAGTGCACAAAAACTCAGTGCAGGGCTGCTATCTGCCGCATTTCAATACCAGCTGAGTAGCACATTCAGCGCTGGCCTTGGCGCTGATTATACTACCGGCGGTATTGGCGGTGATGGTACCAGTCACACATTCGATCCGCTGTATGGTACGCCGCATAAGTTCTGGGGATATATGGACTACTTCTATGTGGCCGGAAGTTCCGGTAACAGAGGATTGCAGGACTATTACCTGAAAACAAGATATAAGCCAGGCATGAAGTTCCAGCTCACCGCAGATCTCCACCAGTTTTACAGTGCCAGCGACCTCCCGGAAAATACCGGCAGGAAATTCGGTACGGAAGCAGATCTCGTCGCTAACTACACGCTCACGAAAGTGATCGGCTTTGAAGCAGGGTACAGCCATTTCTGGAATACTGCCTCCCTTACATCAGCTGGTGTGAAGAATGTAATGAATGCGCAAAGTAACAGCAACTGGGCGTATGTGATGATCAGCCTGAAGACAGCAACATTATTTAAAAATTAG
- the nirD gene encoding nitrite reductase small subunit NirD, translating into MSIAISTNTSTSTAIEWFYACNVNDVPNNGGVCVKYDDVQIALFRFARRDAWYATQNLCPHRQQMALSRGMTGTHNGEPKVACPFHKKTFSLEDGRCLSDDTECSLTTYPVKVEGDQVYIGIMQEA; encoded by the coding sequence ATGTCGATCGCCATTAGCACAAACACAAGCACAAGTACAGCTATTGAATGGTTTTATGCCTGTAATGTAAACGACGTTCCCAATAACGGCGGCGTATGCGTAAAATATGACGATGTACAGATCGCGTTGTTCCGCTTTGCACGCCGCGATGCCTGGTACGCTACGCAGAACCTGTGCCCGCATCGCCAGCAGATGGCGCTCAGTCGTGGCATGACAGGCACTCACAACGGCGAGCCGAAAGTGGCCTGCCCTTTTCATAAGAAAACCTTTTCATTAGAAGACGGACGTTGTCTGTCAGACGACACAGAATGTTCCCTGACCACGTACCCTGTAAAAGTCGAGGGTGACCAGGTCTACATAGGGATCATGCAGGAAGCATAA